A part of Bacillus rossius redtenbacheri isolate Brsri chromosome 1, Brsri_v3, whole genome shotgun sequence genomic DNA contains:
- the LOC134527241 gene encoding piggyBac transposable element-derived protein 4-like, which produces MCSKRKRIFDDISNAVDESDSDVVEMSDNSDSDSESSYSSSVNISELEECGQGDNLSKSDTSAPIGSREWSNEKGNKIITKIPFHSNVGVNPVALLTHNFPPNPTKLDCFRLVFDHDLWQSICTETNDYATECIAVKPNSNWFPTTCDEIQAYFTLCVMMAQAKKHSIRSYWSGKGMTRTPGIREVMSLKRFLDISRYLHFQNNNALNKHDRLCKIAPVLDYFRKKFPELNFPGENLSLDESLMKFRGRLCFVQYNPSKRARFGIKIYELCDSKTGYCFSFSIYTGKTEGKQATLASEAIVMKLMEPYQGVGHTLFVDNWYSSPKLFEELHNHGTNAVGTVRHNRKNMPKDTEFKQKLHRGESMIRYSESMSVVKWMDKKPVLVLSTCNSEIDYAMTKKVDMKTKMAVMKPRVVINYNTWMGGVDKQDQQLASFPIMRRYVKGYRKVFFYVMNMALYNTYLLWMSVTGKKAKYSAFRIDVMEELMASLTLPHYQRRGRRSAGDTPMRLQAAHWAHFPRFIPANPGKQNPSRRCVVCSAHNKRSETRWECKRCVVALHVPECFEIYHTKTNY; this is translated from the coding sequence ATGTGTTCAAAACGTAAGCGGATTTTTGATGACATTAGCAATGCGGTGGATGAAAGTGATTCTGATGTTGTGGAAATGTCAGATAATAGTGATAGTGACAGTGAAAGTAGTTATTCTTCATCAGTGAACATTTCTGAATTAGAAGAGTGCGGCCAAGGCGACAATCTGTCAAAATCTGACACATCTGCGCCTATCGGTTCTCGCGAATGGTCCAACGAAAAaggtaataaaattataactaaaatacCATTTCACAGTAATGTTGGTGTAAATCCAGTGGCTTTACTCACTCACAATTTTCCACCAAACCCTACAAAATTAGACTGTTTTCGGTTAGTGTTTGATCATGATTTGTGGCAGTCAATCTGCACTGAAACCAATGACTATGCCACAGAGTGCATTGCAGTAAAACCAAATTCTAATTGGTTTCCCACCACTTGTGACGAAATACAAGCATACTTCACTTTGTGTGTTATGATGGCACAAGCAAAAAAACACAGCATTCGTTCATATTGGAGTGGCAAAGGTATGACTCGTACACCAGGCATTCGTGAAGTTATGTCTTTGAAGAGGTTTCTGGACATCTCCAGGTATCTTCACTTCCAAAACAACAATGCTCTGAACAAACATGATCGTTTGTGTAAAATAGCACCAGTGCTAGattatttcaggaaaaaatttccTGAACTAAATTTTCCAGGGGAAAACCTTTCATTGGACGAGTCCCTGATGAAGTTTCGAGGCCGTTtgtgttttgtacaatataacCCTTCAAAGCGAGCTAGGTTTGGAATAAAAATATACGAACTTTGTGACTCGAAAACTGGGTACTGTTTTTCCTTTTCTATTTACACAGGGAAAACAGAAGGCAAACAAGCTACACTAGCCAGTGAAGCTATTGTAATGAAGCTAATGGAACCATATCAAGGGGTTGGTCACACACTGTTTGTGGATAACTGGTACAGTTCGCCAAAACTTTTTGAAGAGTTACATAATCATGGAACTAATGCTGTTGGCACTGTTAGGCATAACAGAAAAAACATGCCTAAAGATACTGAATTCAAACAGAAGTTGCACAGAGGGGAAAGTATGATCAGGTACAGTGAAAGTATGAGCGTTGTAAAGTGGATGGACAAAAAACCAGTTTTAGTGTTGTCTACATGCAATAGTGAAATTGACTATGCTATGACAAAAAAGGTAGACATGAAAACAAAGATGGCTGTCATGAAGCCGAGAGTTGTAATCAACTACAATACTTGGATGGGAGGTGTAGATAAGCAGGACCAACAGTTAGCATCCTTTCCCATCATGCGGCGGTATGTAAAAGGTTACAgaaaagttttcttttatgtaaTGAACATGGCACTTTACAACACATATTTGCTGTGGATGTCAGTTACTGGAAAAAAGGCCAAGTATAGTGCATTCAGAATTGATGTCATGGAAGAACTGATGGCATCACTGACTTTGCCACACTATCAACGGCGGGGACGCAGATCTGCGGGTGACACTCCAATGAGGCTTCAAGCTGCTCACTGGGCTCATTTCCCAAGATTCATTCCAGCGAATCCTGGCAAGCAAAACCCATCCAGACGTTGTGTTGTGTGCAGTGCTCATAATAAAAGGAGCGAAACACGGTGGGAATGCAAGCGCTGTGTGGTTGCACTTCACGTGCCAGAATGTTTTGAGATTTATCATACAAAAACCAATTATTGA